A single genomic interval of Hevea brasiliensis isolate MT/VB/25A 57/8 chromosome 4, ASM3005281v1, whole genome shotgun sequence harbors:
- the LOC131179075 gene encoding lachrymatory-factor synthase-like codes for MAEETGPKWEGKTSVELKGATADQVWPFFEDFCNIHKWFPNLETCYQVEGELGKPGLFRYCAFKPQPSSDGKGGNIINWAKEKLIMINPAERFISYEVIENNMGHNSYTATFKVLPVIGDGAGVQQGCKIEWSFVCDPIEGWKLQDVNSFRNSTL; via the coding sequence ATGGCAGAGGAAACAGGGCCTAAATGGGAAGGGAAGACCTCAGTGGAGCTGAAAGGCGCGACAGCAGACCAAGTATGGCCTTTCTTTGAGGACTTTTGCAATATTCACAAGTGGTTTCCAAATCTTGAAACGTGTTACCAAGTCGAGGGTGAGCTAGGCAAGCCTGGCCTCTTCCGCTACTGCGCTTTCAAGCCACAACCATCCTCCGACGGCAAAGGTGGGAACATCATCAACTGGGCCAAAGAGAAGCTCATCATGATAAATCCGGCTGAACGGTTTATAAGCTACGAAGTCATTGAAAATAACATGggacataattcctatacggccACATTCAAAGTATTGCCAGTCATTGGAGATGGAGCAGGTGTTCAACAGGGGTGTAAGATCGAATGGTCATTTGTTTGTGATCCGATTGAAGGGTGGAAATTGCAGGATGTCAATTCCTTTAGGAACTCTACTCTCTAG
- the LOC110664070 gene encoding lachrymatory-factor synthase, translated as MAEKTGPKWEGKTSVELKGATADQVWPFFEDFCNIHQWFPILETCYQVEGEPGKPGLVRYCASKPKPSSDGSGGNIINWAKEKLIMINPVERCLSYEVIENNMGFNPYTATFKVLPVNGDGAGDQKGCKIEWSFVCDPMEGWKLEDINSSRNSILQFVANKMEQALSVSA; from the coding sequence atggCAGAGAAAACGGGGCCGAAATGGGAAGGGAAGACCTCAGTGGAGCTGAAAGGTGCGACAGCAGACCAAGTATGGCCTTTCTTTGAGGACTTCTGCAATATTCATCAATGGTTTCCAATCCTTGAAACGTGTTACCAAGTCGAGGGCGAGCCAGGCAAGCCGGGCCTCGTCCGCTACTGCGCTTCCAAGCCAAAACCATCCTCCGACGGCTCAGGTGGGAACATCATCAACTGGGCCAAAGAGAAGCTCATCATGATAAATCCAGTTGAACGGTGTCTAAGCTACGAGGTCATTGAAAATAACATGGGATTTAATCCGTATACGGCCACATTCAAAGTATTGCCGGTCAATGGAGATGGAGCAGGTGATCAAAAGGGGTGTAAGATCGAATGGTCATTTGTTTGTGATCCGATGGAAGGGTGGAAATTGGAGGATATCAATTCCTCTAGGAACTCTATTCTCCAGTTTGTGGCCAACAAAATGGAACAAGCACTATCTGTCTCTGCCTGA